The Nicotiana tomentosiformis chromosome 9, ASM39032v3, whole genome shotgun sequence genome contains the following window.
ATAATTCACCTCTCCAGGTCTGCAGTGACCTTCTTGCGCAAGAGCAACGTGGCAAACGCCCTTGCAATCAGGATTAGCCTGTATAGTTATCACAAATTTAGTTTTCCATTTAAGAGGCAGACAAAAAAAGTAAAAGAGTTGGAATTTTCTTAGAGGAAATAGCCATACGCGGAAGTTCCCCAGATCTTTAATGTCATAGTACTTAATATTTTGTTCGGTGCAGAACTTTGGCCAGTGAGGCCATTCACTTAGGCCTCAAATTTTGAATAcacccaaatttattttaaattattattattattattattatatattatataatttctataaataattagaataaaaaaaatattatacttgattgaggttattttatataataaatttataaattataataattttcttccctcattaattagtatatttgacaagagtgggttgatttagtggtgagcaccctccacttccaatcaagagttTGTGAGTTccagtcaccccaagagcaaggtagggaattcttggagggagggagccgagggtctatcggaaacagcctctctactccagggtaggggtaaggtatgcgtacaaactatcctccccagatcccactagtggaattatactgggatTAAGGGTCTCCAAATATGATTTCGCCTTAGGCCCCGCCCGTGAGTATAACGACAAGCTTCTCAGGATCCCAAACCTATGATATTGAAACAAGGAAACATTCATTAGATATATAATTCGAATAAGTGTGTCTAGTCAACAACATAAGCTCTTGCCATAGAAACATAGAAACCATAAAAATTAAGAATCAGTTTCCAAGTACTAGCAGCAAAATTAAATTCCAACACAATGAATTTGCATGATAAAGTACTCTACTGGCAGGACATACCTTAGCATTCTGCCCAAACTCTTTCTTAAAAATTCCAAAAGCGCCAGGGCCAGATACATCATGGATCATAAGAACATCAACATTAACCCAAATATTATCACCAGGGCTCACTTCAGGCTTGCCAGAAGCCTTAGCTAATATCTTCTCAGTCATAGTCATCCCAGTCTTCACCTAAAAACATATGCAACAAACCCATTAATAAAAATCAAACAAAACCAAAATCATACTAAAAAAGCCAACTTTTTTCAATTAAAGAGCACAAAACAATCAAAACTACAAACTCAATACTAAAAAAGATCAATTTTTTTGCAATTAAAGAGCACAAAACAATCAAAAATACAAACCCAATAATCAAGATTCACCAAATCCAATACTAAAAAAAGTcaaagttttttcaattaaagaaCACAAAACAATCAAAAATACAAACCCATGGTaaaaaaattatctttttttttaaattaaagagCGCAAAACAACCAAAAGATACAAACTTTTCTCCCAATTAAAGAGCACAAAACAATCcaaaaacaaaatactaaaaaggACAACTTTTTTCAAATAAAGAGCACAAAACAATCAAAAATCACCAAACCCAAAATCCCTTACTAAAAAAAGTTCACTTTTTTTCAATTAAAGAGCATAAAATAATCAAGAATCCTAACTGAGCCAGTGGTGGCAGGTTTTCTCTCAGTCTGCTTTGATGTCATCACAGAAACTTTTTTCTTGGAAACCCTTTTCTTTGCAGTTTGGACTGAAACTGAATGTTGTGAAGAAAAAGCTGATAAACCCACATCTTCCTGcataacaaaaaaaaagaatatcAGAAAAAGGGTCAGTGAAATTTTCCTCAAAATGCAACAAATCTTGATTTTTGCATTAATTTAATTGTTACCTTATTGATGAAAGCTGTGGAACTTGAAGCTATAGAAGAGGAAGCCATTGTTGAGGTATGGTCAAGCTTTAGGGGTCGCTAAGGtgtcaagtgggccggtccaagcccgggaccgcgggccaaacgggccaggaTCGTTTGGCCCaattttagtgggcctgggccggtctcgCGGGCCGGTCCTATGGTTTGTACCTGTCATGCCCGGACCGTTAGTCCGTCAGGGCCCGGGACCGTCCCGGttccttagcgggccaaacggtcccaatggctatttttttaatttttttttttttaaaaaaaatatagccgttgggctgttaaaaaatagtcgttggctatttataaaatagccatttaaccccccaactttgttttaatcccaaactttttataattacacttttttcctattttcaacaataaatactccatcattcttttattttttcttacaaaatcatcaatatatcacaatctctctctaattttcttctataattgctactattgcttactttattgttacaatttgtgaaacaattgtgaagttggtgaattgaaatcttcaacgataatcaatttccaacaagttattcgtcaattcggtaaattcgttccaactcttaagttttaatattataattttgtttgttttatttattttctattactttattaattaagatggcttccttaaaaaaacgttttggtaaaaataaggaaaaatccaagagtgacgaatctagtgctcaatTTGTTCCTCCCCACtgccccgggctccccgaaccaaactccatatacgtcctacacctgctattcttgatagcgataatagtttattacaatttactgaaagtcaattttgTCATAATATTAGatctggtgaacaattagaccatgaattaatgaatgctctttattctaatccaactattgatgaaaatgatgatgaggaaatagattttgatgaaactcaaccggatgatgatacaccaactagtcatgctcctgatgttaacccaactagtggtAACCCTGcaaatccaaatgatgccccatttgatactcctgttactacccctactttttctagacagcCTAGCAAACGGACGAAAACATCtcccgtttggccattttttactcaactaattccagaaaataaggctaagtgtaaaccTTATAGCacggagttagtttttaaatattttggatcgcggggGGGACGGAAACTTTGGCCAGACACATAAtgaaacaccctcaagataaaagTGAGATATCTTcatctgaaagctttggccgaggggaaaagtctacctactgctagtcaggttgaccctagtaccggttcaaatcaatttcaaccgggaattaacactgttaccggtggtattttatattatgatccacaAAAGATCGGAaaaaattggcaaaaatggtaactgttatgtacttaccctatagttttccttttGATCCTAACTTtatgcattatattagaaaattttttaatcctacttataaaggttttcctcgcacaaccgtaaagagcgatatttataaatataaacatgaatatgaccaatatttgcgctatttatttactcatataaattgtcgtgttgctattacaactgatattggtagaagtggtaacgactgtgattaccttactgttaccagttattggattgatgaggattggataatgcaaaaagcgcattatttcttatggaataattaattcatatcacacatggcagtttattGCTTGCACGGTTatagatatttgtagatatttttgtattagtgataaaataatatcaatttcaatggataatgctactagtaacacaaatgctatagccttgcttaccactacgctaaatcctacatttagtgatatttttcatgttagatgtatttgtcatatttaccatttaattgtgggtgatggtatgagaattttaaatattgaaattgaaaaggttaaaatggctcttaactggcttttttattcaaaccgtagaagtagacttatataatattttaaaagatgcgatgaatttggcctaagagaaagaaaggttcctaaaccttgtccaactagatggaattacatgtataaaAGTTTGGTTGTtatatatgaatatagaaaccccataaactcaacatttaatgcacatgtacgtgatgatgatgagcaccttacaaatggggattgggctaatgttaaaatacttgtagaatttttagaaaaatttcatattgctacaaatgaattttctgggcaatattatcctactatttcctaactgtttagtttatattgcagaacttgcaaatttgtttgctcatttttcagagggtggggaaatttataaacttgctattgattctatgagaaaaaagtttaaaaaatattttttcccgattccccctatttatggtgtttctgctttgttaaatccttgtatgaaattaggaggtcctcattttttgtatgaaactgtttataaagGTTTAGCACTTAAAGATGAGGAATTGTCTCAACTTCCGGAAACAATatcctcaattagaataaatgctcaaactatttttaatacttatcaagctgtattaaatcatgctagaccaaatgttctaactcattcttcttctgattctcaatcatctaaaagaactgcgggagtaagagcacttagtgcttgggcggggtttaggggttctcaaggttctagtagtagtgatttttcataactaaatgagcttgaagtttatttatcgcagggaattgaggaagtgaatcccgacggttcctttaatcttttggaatggtagaaggacaaagaaaaacactttccggttctttcaagaatggcccgagatattttaactattcaagcttcaacagtggcatcagagagcactttcagtcaagcaagacttcaactcggtgattatagagcatcTACAAGGGAGAATTTGAAAAAATcaatacttttcagagattggatccggtcggaaagaagaaattttggacttgctgaatcacaaccagatgaagacgaagcttacgaagaaatgctagctgaacttgcggaggatgttgcttcgcccggaagtggcgatgaccaagcaacttttttgccaccaccaacgaaaatttctccggaccttgatagattttatgaagtttgtaagagataccatgtaacttgtatgaacaaaaattagtatgtattatgtaacttatattttggcacatcttgattagttttttttcttctcaatggtggtattagcaccttgttgtgctcgtTCCATAGGGGgataaagaataagaaagatattgccatattttttaatgctataataaaattacaaggcatatctctttacaatatttttgtctttagacttagatattatttttaacatccttttgtctttagactaatatatatactatactatatatacatcttatatattgtatataagctgtatatatagcttatcgaatataacttttttatatatatagcttatatatatatatatatatatcttatatactatatacatcttatatactatatataagatgtatatactatactatatatacatcttatatatagtatataagatgtatatagtatataagatatatatatatatatatataagctatatatactatactatatatacatcttatatattatatatattcgaATATCTATACATCTTAGATATTtattttaacatctttttgtctctaatatctatttttttttaaaaaaaataaaaatattgggcccacttagcccacttAGCCCGCGGTCCGGGACTGTTTAGCCCGGGTCCAAACGGTCCCTGTCCCAGGCCGATCCTTAGAAAAAGCCCGTTTGGCCAGTTTAATTTAGGCCTGactcgggaccggcccacttgccagccctatTTTTAAGTTTTTGGCGCCCAACAAAATGTCACTTGTTTGGTGAATTGTAAAACCCCCTTGGATGCGTTCAAGATTAAAAAGTTACTTTGAAGTGCAAGGAGAAGTAGCAGAGGAATTAAGTTTAGTTCTATATTAGCGTGAGAAGAAGTGCAAGCCATCAAGTGGTCGTGCCAGAGTGGTTATCAGGCATGACTAGAAACCATGTGGGCTTAGCCCGCGCAGGTTCGAATCCTGCCGACTACGttatttgttttaaatatttatgACAATCTTGTTATATAATCCGAAAATTTGCACATTCTACTATCTAAAGTTTATACTACAAAAATctattgtttttgttttttaccATATATCTGATACCCGTATTAGGGCTGATCAAATCCAGATTTGCGGCAgaaagtattttttattttttttggtttcccaCTACGGCACCGGAATTCAAGCTATCTTGAGATCGAagctaggggtgttcaaaaccgaaccaaaaccgaaaaccgaaccgaaaccgaagcttaatggcttattggtatcggtttaacggtttaatggacggggaacggattggaatttttttattaacggcttatcggtttgggggcggattattcaattttcttaacggataatccgttaacccgttaagaatatatatatatatatatatatatatatatatatatatatatatatatatattaaataatcaaaaacccttcttccacttccaatactctatctattactaatttactattagacatttagttataatttactattccaattagttactattagataattttgatgtcatgtgttatacccagtgttctcttctatttcttctgaTAGTTATAAGTTGTTAATAGGCTCATCCCCGGAGATGATTCTACTGGGAAATACGCTGGAATGTAGCTCTATATTTCTTCTAtttagctctcttcttaggtgccatattctatagactggaatgtagtctgctgagcataggaattttattttgagtcacaGCGGTCAGCAAACaatccgataaaccgcccgataagagctaaaccgataccaatccgcccgatatcttatcgggtgactagcggattaatacatttaaaagccgataaacgataagccaaaccgttaagagtaaataaccgcccaatccgcccgataagcagccctaatcGAAGCTAAGGAAAATTAGATTATGTTCTCCTTCAATCTTATACTACAAAAGTGTTAAAGGAGTACACTCTTATTCACATGTTCTTGCATGTTTGAGAGGAAGTTGATAGCTAACAAATCAGAACAGAAAAAGCTCTCAACTAGGTGGGATTAGACGTTGCGTAGCCACCCATTTGTGATGCAGAGCGAAGACCGCCTTTGAGGAGAAAGCTTATCCCCTGAAACCAGAGGCGTAGCAAGCTTATTAGGTGCAGATTCGGACAAACCGAGTCACTTCTACTTAAACACtatatttatagtagaaaattaattaaatatataaatatttaattgcgaACCCTAACTAAGACAACTATGCATGCTACATTTAATTTGTAAATTCTGCTGAGTGAAATCATCAAGAACTGCAACTGCAAGTTCCCAGAGAGACACCAATTAAGGCATTTGTGCTATATATCAGAAGAGAACTATTCTCCAGCATCCAACTGCATTGGCTAGAAGCAGTGAAGCACATCAGTGAAAACTTTGCCAAATGTGGATTtcacatattttgcatttttaatGAGCAACTGTCAGCAATTCATACAGAGTGAGAACGTTTTGCTGTCATAATGCTGCATTTAATTTGTTGACTCTATTGCAAGAGATGAAATAATCAAGTTCCACAGCAGACACTACTAGTGCAACTGTGGTATGAATTAGGTAATCCATATGTAGAACTAAAGAGTTCTTGGTTTACCCGGTACCTGTGCTAGTGTAGGGGGCAGCAGGTACCCTGTGTACCTAGTTGAGCTGTGCGCAAGTAGGCCCAAACACCATagttatcaacaacaacaacaaattcattggaatcccacaagtggggtcttggGAGGGCAGTAtgcacgcagaccttacccctactatGGGaaggcagagaggttgtttccgataaaccCCCGGCTCAAGAAAATGAAAAGGAACAATAGAGAGAAAGATAATAACAACAATCAAAAAGCCAGAAAATTAGATGGAAGAAAGCAGCAGCAGTAAGCAGTAGGGACCAAAgtggaagaaaataaatttcttttGCCGGGAATTGAACCCAAGTTTCTCGG
Protein-coding sequences here:
- the LOC138891424 gene encoding 3-isopropylmalate dehydratase large subunit, chloroplastic-like, yielding MASSSIASSSTAFINKEDVGLSAFSSQHSVSVQTAKKRVSKKKVSVMTSKQTERKPATTGSVKTGMTMTEKILAKASGKPEVSPGDNIWVNVDVLMIHDVSGPGAFGIFKKEFGQNAKVWDPEKLVVILTGGA